CACGATCACGCCGGGACGGCCGAGTTCCCCGATCGCGCGGGCGACCGCGTCCTTGGCGCCGACCGAACTCCCGCCGCTCACGAGCACGAGGTCCGCTCCGGCGCGCGCGTCCCGCAGCGTCCGCAGCAGGACGTCGTAGACGTCCTCCACGATCCCGACGATCTGCGGAACGCCGCCCTCCTGGCGCACGAGGGCCGAGAGCGTGTAGGTGTTGACGTCGCGCACCTGGCCGCCCTCGGGCGTGCGGTCCGCCGGCACGATCTCGTCGCCGGTCGCGATGATCGCCACCCGAGGCCGGACGAAGACCGGAACCTCGGTCACGCCGATCGCCGCGAGCAGCCCGACGTCCTGCGGCCTGAGGCGGGTGCCCGGCCGCAGGGCCACGTCGCCCCGGCGCACGTCCTCCGCCCGGCGGATCACGTTGTCGCCGGGCCGCGCCGCGCGCCGCACCGCGAGCCGGCCCTGAGATTCGTCGACGTCTTCCAGCATAACGACGGCGTCCGCGCCGGGTGGCAGCATCCCCCCGGTCGGGATGCGCACGGCCTCGCCGCGCCCGGCGGGCACCGACGCCGTCTCGCCCATCTCCACCTCGTCCACGAGGCGCAGCGCCGCCGGACGATCGGGGCCGGCCTGCGCGACGCTCTCCGCCTGCACGGCGAACCCGTCGACGGTGGAACGGTCGAACGGCGGCAGATCTTCGCGGGCGACCGCCTGCTCCGCGAGCACGCGGCCGTAGGCCTCGGTGAGCGGCACGCGCTCGCCGCCGCGGGGACGCGGCGTATAGGCGCGCGCGAACCGCTCCTTGGCCTCTCGGGGGGTCGACAACGTCGTAAATCCTGGCATGGCAACCTAGAGTATAGCACCGCCGCCCGACCGGCCGACGTGCAATCGACACCAGGGACGCGGACCGCGAGGATGTAAGTATGGACGGCGCCGGTGCAACCTCCCGCACCACTCCCTAGGAACGGAGGCGAGGCCCGTCTCACACGACGCGCTCACGCTCGAGCAGGTCCTGGCAATCACCTACACGTCGGGGCACGCGTGGTCCCCGGACGGGTCGCGGATCGCGTTCATCCACGACGACGGCGGACGCTTCTCGCTCCGCGTCCAACACGTCGATGGCAGCGCCGACGGCGAGGTATCGGCGGGGGACGCCCCGGTCAGCGCCTTCGCCTGGGGCCCCGCCGGCGAGATCGCCTACGTTCAGGGCGGCCGATTGCTTCTTGCAGGGCCGCCCGACGCCGGGCGCCCGACCGAGAGCGTGGCGCTCTACGATCCGCGGGAACCCGTCACGGAGTTCGCCTGGGCGCCGACGGGGCGCGCACTCGCCTGCGCGAGCGGCGGCCGCGCGTGGATTGTCGATCTCGCCGGGCCGTCGATCCGGGATCTCCGCGTGCCGACCCGCGTCCGCGCGCTCTATCATGAGCCCGGACTCGTCTGGGCACCGGACGCCGGCCGTCTCGCCTTGACGACGGAGCATCTCGGACGATGGGACGTCGCCGTGATGGGCAACGGCGGCAACGTGGTCTGGCGCTCGGAGACGGACGAGCTCGAAGGCCCCATGACGTGGCTTCGCGCCGACCGCCTGCTGTACGCGCAGGCCTCCGCCGACTACACGGCTCGCCGCTGGTGGGTCTTGGATCTCGACGGCTCCGGGCCGGCCGCCTCGTCTGGACTGAGCACGAGCCCGAAGGGCTGGGCGCCACATTCGCGGCGCAGGCACTCCCGGACGGCACCGGCGCCGTGCTGACGCTGCGGCACGAGGGTTGGTGGCATCCGTACCTGCTCGACGTGGAGCGCGGCGGGGTCCGCGCGCTGAGCGGCGGAGCGTGCGAAGACGTGGGCCACGCGGTCGACTCGCCGCGCGTGAGCCCGGACGGCCGCGAGATCGTGTTCTCGAGCAACCGCCTCAATCCAGGGCAGCGGCACCTCTTCGCGGCGGACATCGAGACCGGCGCCACGCGGCAGCTCACACCCGGCGCCGGAACGAGCGTCGAACCGCAGTGGTCGCCGGACGGCCGCCGTATCGCGTTCAAGCACAGCACCCTCCGCCACGCCCCGGAGATCTGGGTCGTGTCACGGAACGGAGGCGATATGCGGCGCGTGGTGGGCGCCATGCCGGCCGACGCGCATCCCGGGCGGTTCCCCGTTCCCGAACTGGTGCACACCCGCGGCGCGAACGACTGGGAGATCCCGGGATATCTGCTCACGCCGGAGCCGCGCGTCCCGGGCCGCCGCTACCCCGCCCTCGTGTACGTGCACGGCGGCGGCATGCGGCAGATGCGCGAAGGCTTCCCGCCGCTCGAGGCCTACGCGTTCTTCTACGCGGTCTCGGTGTGGCTGGCCGGCCGCGGCGTCGTCTCGTACCTCGTCAACTACCGCGGCGGCATCGGCTACGGGAAGACGTTCGAACAGGGCAACAGCGGCGGTCTCGGCGTGCTCGAGTGCGAGGACTGCGTGCGCGCCGGCGAGTACGTCAAGACGCTGCCGTTCGTCGACCCGGCGCGCGTCGGCATCTGGGGCCTCAGCTACGGCGGATGGCTCACCCTCGCGTCCCTCGTGCGCTCACCGGAGACGTTCGCCATCGGCCTCAACATCGCCGGCATCTGGGACTTCGATCACTGGATGGCGTGGGCGAAAGAGCACTACCGGCCGCCGTACGACTACTTCCTCGGACGCGCCGGCGCACGCGCGCAGCGACCGGAGGTGTGGGACGGCGCGTCACCGGGCCGGCTCGTCGAGCGCATGCGGGCGCCGCTCGTCAACTTCCACGGGACCCGGGACGAGGCGGTGCCGTTCGAGCAGCTCGACCTGATCGTGCGCGACTGCGTGGCCCACGGGAAGCGGTTCGAAACGCATTACTATCCCGGCGAGTCGCACCTCTTTACGCGGCGCGACACCTGGCGGGACGCGCTCGGCAAAGTCGATGACGCGCTCCGTCGCTACCTGGGAGTGGAGCCGTAGCGGTTCGCCCCGACCACCACGTGGAGTAAGAGCACCTTACGACGCCGTAACCACTCCCATCTCCCGCCCTACCCGTCCGCACGCCTCGAGTGCCTCCGCCAGTTGCTCGCGCGTGTGGCCCGCGGTCACGATCGTCCGCACGCGCGCCTTGCCGCGGGGCACGGTCGGGAACGCGATCCCCAGCGCAAACACCCCTTCCTCGAAGAGCCGGTCCGAGAAGCGCATCGCCGTCGCCTCGTCACCGATCATGATCGGGGTGATGGGCGTCTCGCTGGTCCCGGTGTTGAAGCCGAGCCGCGACAGGCCGGCCTTGAAGAATCTGGTGTTGTCCCACAACCGGTCAATGAGACCGGGATCGGCCTCGATCCGGTCGAGCGCGGCGAGCGCCGTCGCGGCGACCGACGGGGGGTGGGACGTGCTGAAGAGCAGCGGGCGCGCACGCTGCATCAGGAACTCGATCAACGGGCGGCTGCCGGCGACATAGCCCCCGAGGCACGCCCAGGCTTTGCTGAGGGTCCCCACCTGGATGTGGACGCGGCCGTGGAGGCCGAAGTGATCGACGGTCCCCCGCCCGCCTGCGCCCATCACGCCGCTCGCGTGAGCATCGTCCACCATCATGATCGCCCCGAACTCCTCGGCTGCCTCGACGAGCGCCGGCAGCGGCGCGACATCACCATCCATGCTGAAGACCCCGTCGGTGATCAAAAGCACGTGCCGGCCGGCGCCGCCGGCGCCGGCCCGCGCTTCGGCGAGGAGCCGCCGGGCCGTCTCGACGTCGCGGTGCGGGAAGATCTTGCGTTCCGCCCCGCTGAGCCGGCAGCCGTCGATGATGCTCGCGTGGTTGAGCTCGTCGCTGACGACCACGTCGCCCTTGCCGAGCACGGCCGAGACCGTGCCTGCGTTCGCCGTGAACCCGGACTGGTAGAGCAGCGCGGCCTCCGTGCGCTTGAACGCGGCCAGCCGCGCCTCGACCTGCTCGTGAATCGCCAGGTTGCCGGCGATCGTGCGGACGGCGCCCGAGCCCACCCCGTACTCGCCGATCGCCCGCCGCGCCGCGTCCTTGAGGAGCGGGTCGTTGGCAAGACCGAGGTAGTTGTTGGAACAGAGATTAACGACGCGCCGCCCGTCGTAGACGCAGACCGCCGCCTGCTCGCCGGTGAGCCGCCGGGGCCAGCGGTACAGGCCCTTCGCCCGCAACGCGGCGAGCTCGTCGTCGAGAAACGCGAGGGGGTTCGTGTCCGGGGACTCCGTCATGCGAGCCGCCTCGAGGCGGCGCCGGGTCAGGTCGAGACACGCGCCGCGGCGACCGCGTCGCGATACCCATCCAGGGTCAGGTGGATCGATCCCGTGCGGGCCGCGACCGCATACCCGATGAGGTCCATCGTGCGGGCGACCGCCTCTTTGAGGCCCGCGATCTTTGGATCATTCGCGAGAATCGTATTGAGATCGTAGCACCGGCTGGCCTGATGCAGCACCCGGAACAGATCGAACTCCTCGGCGAGCGTCTCCGGCAGGCCGTGCTGCCGCTGGAACGCGGCGTAAAGCGCCTCCGGCGTGCCGCCGTCCTTGGCCGCCTCCGCCTCGACGCGGGCGATGACGGCCTTCTCCGTCTCGTCGTCGACGGCACGGTAGGCGTTGTAGGCGATCTCGCGCTTTCGGTCCGGCGTCTCCCCGAGCAGCAGACGGCCCATGAACGCTCCGAGCGACAGCGTCTCGAGGACCGTCTTGTCGCTCGGATTCCGCTTGAGCAAGATCACGCTGGAGAGCGGCGTCGGCTCCATCGGGTTCGTGACGACGCGCGATGCCGGCAGAATGCGCGTGATGTCAAGCATCGTGCGGCTGTTGTCGAACGCGATCATGCGGGCCAGCAGGCGCTTGAGCTCCTCGCGCGGCATCGCGCCGAGGTGGGCCGCGGCCTCCCGGGCGTACTGATCTTCCCCGCCGGTCACGGCCAGGATGTCGTCGACGAGCGCGTCGAGCTCCGCCGCGTGGTCGTCCAGAAACGTCGCGGTCACGTCCGGCACGTTCTCGAGCGGCGACCGCAACATCTCGTGCGCGGAGATGGGAAAGTTGCCGACGAGGTTGGTGCGCAGGTAGAAGATCTTCTCGCTCGTGTACGCGTACGCTTCGGGCGGCTGCGAGAGGTCGAGGTCGGCCAGCGGCGCCGTCCTCTCCGCGTTGCGGAGATCGAGGCCGCGGATCCGCCCGGGCGCGTTCCGGTGCTCCTCGAGCCACCGGAAAACGCGGTAACCGCGCACCGGCGCGCCCTGCGCCGGCAACACTTCGAGCGGCGCGAGACGGTCGCCCCCGCGGGTGGCGTACGCGTAGCGTACGTACACCCAGTCGTCCGAGTGGAATCGCGTGTCGGGGTACACCGCCTGCAGGCCGTACGACGACGTGGACTTCCCGGTCCCGGTCGGCGCGATGTAGAGGACGCCCCGCCCGCCCTTCTCGACACAGGCGCCGTGGATGCTGTGGATCCCCCACTCTTCAGCGAGCACGCGACCGACCGCGCCCAGGACCCACGACTTGAGTTGCCCGTAGTAGGAGGTGTTGAAGAACACCACCGTGTTCGTGCGCCGGCTGTAGTAGGCCGCCTCCTGCTGGTCGGCGACGCGTCCGAGCGCGTACACCGTCACCTGGGGTTTGACCGGAGGCTCAAGGCGTGTCTGCGCCCGCCACTCGTCCGGGCTGTACCAGTTGGTCCGCCAGAAGTTCGAGAGATGCGCGGAGTTGGTGATCGCGCGGACACGCACGCCGTGGATCACGACATCCTGGAGGGTCAGCGGCTCTTTACCGGCGTGCCGCACGATGTGCTCGACGGCCGACGAAACCAACTCGTCGCGCCGGCCCTCGATCCGATCGATGGTCTTGTCGTGGACCGCGGTGCGGCCCTTCGTCCGTGTAATGGTGTTGCGGGCGCCGATCGGCGTCCCGGGCCATTCGGGGGCCTTTGCGTCTGACGCAGGAGGAAAGGTGAACGGGTCCAGCGGCGGTCCTCCTCCAAGCGAAAACTGCGGGCGCGGACAACACGGTCCACGCACCAAGACCCGTCACTTCTGTCCGGTCCTCCGCCCCCCCTCCTGAACCGTCCGTACGCCGTTACGCAGTCGTGACGCGTCCGTGACGGTGCCCCAACCGTCGATGCGGAAAATGTGAGGCAGACGGCCGCGCCGCGGGCCGTTGGAGGGAAGGGACCCGGCGCGGAGAAGCGACACGGGCTCCCGGTGCGGTCGGGATGGAGGCAGACGGTATGGCGGTCAAGTCCGACTGGCAACCCGAAAGTCCGGGCCGGGTGAAACCCGGCGGACGGATCCTCGTCGTGGACGACGAGCCGCACATCGTCGAGCTCGTGCGCTACAACCTCAGCCAGGAGGGGTTCGCCGTGGACGTCGCCTACGACGGCCACGACGCGCTCGAAAAGGCGCGCACCTCCCCGCCGGACCTCGTGATCCTCGACCTCATGCTGCCCTACGTCGACGGCCTGGAGGTGTGCCGGCACCTGCGGCGCCAGACGTCCGTGCCCATTCTGATGCTGACCGCGAAGGACGGCGAACACGACCGCGTGCTCGGCCTCGAGTCCGGGGCCGACGACTACGTGACGAAACCGTTCAGCCCGCGCGAGCTCGTCGCGCGCGTCCGGGCGATACTCCGCCGCACCGGGCGCGACGACGTTCGCGGCGCGGAGGCGGCGCTCGTCGCCGGACGTCTCGCGCTCAACGCCGTCACGCACGAGGTCAGGCTGGGCGACCGCGTCATCGACCTGACGGCCA
Above is a genomic segment from bacterium containing:
- a CDS encoding prolyl oligopeptidase family serine peptidase — its product is MLTLRHEGWWHPYLLDVERGGVRALSGGACEDVGHAVDSPRVSPDGREIVFSSNRLNPGQRHLFAADIETGATRQLTPGAGTSVEPQWSPDGRRIAFKHSTLRHAPEIWVVSRNGGDMRRVVGAMPADAHPGRFPVPELVHTRGANDWEIPGYLLTPEPRVPGRRYPALVYVHGGGMRQMREGFPPLEAYAFFYAVSVWLAGRGVVSYLVNYRGGIGYGKTFEQGNSGGLGVLECEDCVRAGEYVKTLPFVDPARVGIWGLSYGGWLTLASLVRSPETFAIGLNIAGIWDFDHWMAWAKEHYRPPYDYFLGRAGARAQRPEVWDGASPGRLVERMRAPLVNFHGTRDEAVPFEQLDLIVRDCVAHGKRFETHYYPGESHLFTRRDTWRDALGKVDDALRRYLGVEP
- the glp gene encoding gephyrin-like molybdotransferase Glp: MSTPREAKERFARAYTPRPRGGERVPLTEAYGRVLAEQAVAREDLPPFDRSTVDGFAVQAESVAQAGPDRPAALRLVDEVEMGETASVPAGRGEAVRIPTGGMLPPGADAVVMLEDVDESQGRLAVRRAARPGDNVIRRAEDVRRGDVALRPGTRLRPQDVGLLAAIGVTEVPVFVRPRVAIIATGDEIVPADRTPEGGQVRDVNTYTLSALVRQEGGVPQIVGIVEDVYDVLLRTLRDARAGADLVLVSGGSSVGAKDAVARAIGELGRPGVIVHGVSIKPGKPTILALVDGTPMIGLPGHPVSGMVIFDVFVRDVLRGLAGRGDGRPYGRVVRARLARPIPAAGVREDHVRVYLERRNGELRAVPVLGKSGIITTMTRADGVVVVPIGQRLLDEGADVDVELFEP
- a CDS encoding response regulator transcription factor produces the protein MAVKSDWQPESPGRVKPGGRILVVDDEPHIVELVRYNLSQEGFAVDVAYDGHDALEKARTSPPDLVILDLMLPYVDGLEVCRHLRRQTSVPILMLTAKDGEHDRVLGLESGADDYVTKPFSPRELVARVRAILRRTGRDDVRGAEAALVAGRLALNAVTHEVRLGDRVIDLTAKEFDLLRLLMSHPNQVFTRDFLLEHIWGYEYFGSTRTVDMHISRLREKIEDDPNTPTFIVTVRGVGYKLKRDAGGANAPEVSREGREGGRDRAAEGPDRSGG
- a CDS encoding glycine C-acetyltransferase; translation: MTESPDTNPLAFLDDELAALRAKGLYRWPRRLTGEQAAVCVYDGRRVVNLCSNNYLGLANDPLLKDAARRAIGEYGVGSGAVRTIAGNLAIHEQVEARLAAFKRTEAALLYQSGFTANAGTVSAVLGKGDVVVSDELNHASIIDGCRLSGAERKIFPHRDVETARRLLAEARAGAGGAGRHVLLITDGVFSMDGDVAPLPALVEAAEEFGAIMMVDDAHASGVMGAGGRGTVDHFGLHGRVHIQVGTLSKAWACLGGYVAGSRPLIEFLMQRARPLLFSTSHPPSVAATALAALDRIEADPGLIDRLWDNTRFFKAGLSRLGFNTGTSETPITPIMIGDEATAMRFSDRLFEEGVFALGIAFPTVPRGKARVRTIVTAGHTREQLAEALEACGRVGREMGVVTAS